One Rhinolophus sinicus isolate RSC01 linkage group LG06, ASM3656204v1, whole genome shotgun sequence DNA window includes the following coding sequences:
- the PHLDB1 gene encoding pleckstrin homology-like domain family B member 1 isoform X24 — translation MLCLGQSTFLRFNHPAEAKWMKSMIPAGGRAPGPPYSPGPAESESLVNGNHTPQPIARGPSACASHSSLVSSIEKDLQEIMDSLVLEEPGVAGKKPATTCPLVPMANGGRYLLSPPTSPGAMSVGSSYENTSPAFSPLSSPASSGSCASHSPSGQEPAPSMPPLVPARSSSYHLALQPPHSRPSGARFSESPRPGRKGCQERPPSPGLRGLLTDSPAATVLAEACRTTESPRLGGQLPLVAISLSECSASSAHSQPTSIPGSPKFQPPVPAPRNKIGTLQDRPPSPFRELPGTERVLTTSPSRQLVGRTFSDGSATHTLQPPESPYLGRRGLESMRELPPLSPALSRRALSPMPSRNTPDPKLTREVAESPRPRRWAAHGISPEDFSLTLGVRGRRTRSPSPTLGESLAPRKSNFSGRLSPAYSLGSLTGASPRQSPRAQRKLSSGDLVTRERKNSITEISDNEDDLLEYHRRQRQERLREQEMERLERQRLETILNLCAEYSRADGGPEAGELPSIGEATAALALAGRRPSRGLSGATGASGRSNEDPGGASQRLWESVERSDEENLKEECSSTESTQQEHEDAPSSKLQGEVLALEEERAQVLGRVEQLKVRVKELDQQLQESAREAEMERALLQGEKEAERALLQKEQKAADQLQEKLVTLETGIQKERDKEAEDLETETKLFEDLEFQQLERESRLEEERELAGQGLLRSKAELLRSVAKRKERLAVLDSQAGQIRAQAVQESERLARDKNASLQLLQKEKEKLTMLERRYISLTGGRPFPKTTSTLKEMEKLLLPAVDLEQWYQELMAGLGTGPTAASPHSSPPPLPAKASRQLQVYRSKMDGEATSPLPRTRSGPLPSSSGSSSSSSQLSVATLGRSPSPKSALLTQNGTGSLPRNLAATLQDIETKRQLALQQKGQQVIEEQRRRLAELKQKAAAEAQCQWDALHGAGPFPAGPSGFPPLMHHSILHHLPAGRERGEDSEHAYDTLSLESSDSMETSISTGGNSACSPDNMSSASGLDVGKIEEMEKMLKEAHVEKSRLMESREREIELRRQALEEERKRREQVERRLQSESARRQQLVEKEVKMREKQFSQARPLTRYLPIRKEDFDLKTHIESSGHGVDTCLHVVLSSKVCRGYLVKMGGKIKSWKKRWFVFDRLKRTLSYYVDKHETKLKGIIYFQAIEEVYYDHLRSAAKSPNPALTFCVKTHDRLYYMVAPSAEAMRIWMDVIVTGAEGYTQFMN, via the exons ATGTTGTGCCTGGGTCAGTCCACCTTCCTCCGCTTTAACCACCCAGCTGAAGCCAAGTGGATGAAAAGCATGATTCCTGCGGGGGGCCGGGCCCCGGGGCCCCCCTACAGTCCTGGCCCAG CAGAATCAGAAAGCCTGGTGAATGGGAACCACACTCCACAGCCTATAGCCCGAGGACCCTCGGCCTGTGCCAGCCACAGTTCCCTGGTGAGCTCTATTGAGAAGGACCTGCAGGAAATCATGGATTCACTGGTGCTAGAGGAACCTGGAGTTGCTGGAAAGAAGCCTGCCACAACTTGCCCACTGGTGCCAATGGCTAACGGTGGTCGCTACCTGCTGTCCCCCCCAACCAGCCCTGGTGCCATGTCTGTGGGCTCCAGCTATGAGAACACCTCTCCAGCCTTCTCTCCACTTTCCTCACCAGCCAGCAGTGGAAGCTGTGCCAGCCACTCACCCAGTGGGCAGGAGCCAGCGCCTTCCATGCCCCCACTGGTGCCTGCCCGTTCCTCCAGCTACCATCTGGCTCTGCAGCCCCCACACTCCCGACCTAGTGGTGCCCGCTTTTCTGAGAGCCCGCGGCCGGGCAGGAAGGGGTGTCAAGAAAGgcctcccagccctggcctccGGGGTCTGCTGACAGACAGCCCTGCAGCTACTGTCTTGGCGGAGGCGTGCAGAACCACTGAGAGCCCCCGGCTAGGTGGGCAGCTGCCTCTGGTGGCTATCAGCCTGAGTGAATGCTCAGCTTCCAGTGCCCACAGCCAACCCACCAGCATTCCTGGCAGCCCCAAGTTCCAGCCTCCAGTCCCTGCTCCCCGAAACAAGATTGGCACACTTCAGGACCGCCCTCCCAGCCCTTTCCGTGAGCTGCCAGGCACTGAGCGGGTGTTGACAACCAGCCCCTCACGCCAGCTGGTGGGCCGAACATTTTCAGATGGGTCAGCCACCCACACCCTGCAGCCTCCTGAGAGTCCCTACCTGGGCCGGCGGGGCCTGGAGAGTATGCGAGAACTCCCTCCCTTGAGCCCGGCTTTATCCAGAAGGGCTCTTTCCCCCATGCCCTCCCGGAATACCCCAGATCCCAAACTAACCAGGGAAGTGGCAGAGAGTCCCCGACCCCGGCGCTGGGCAGCCCATGGGATTTCACCAGAAGACTTCTCCCTGACATTGGGGGTGCGGGGCCGTAGGACACGGAGCCCTTCACCCACACTCGGCGAGTCCCTCGCACCCCGCAAGAGCAACTTCAGTGGCAGGCTGAGCCCAGCCTATAGTCTGGGTTCTTTGACTGGGGCTTCACCCCGCCAGAGCCCCCGTGCCCAGAGGAAGCTCTCCAGTGGGGACTTAGTCACTCGAGAGCGGAAAAATAGCATCACAGAGATCAGTGACAATGAGGACGACCTCCTGGAGTACCACCGGCGGCAGCGCCAGGAGCGGCTTCGGGAGCAGGAGATGGAGAGGCTG GAACGCCAGCGCCTGGAGACCATCCTGAACCTGTGTGCTGAGTACAGCCGGGCTGACGGGGGACCTGAGGCTGGGGAGCTGCCTAGCATTGGGGAGGCCACGGCAGCACTGGCACTGGCAGGCCGCAGACCCTCACGAGGCCTTTCAGGGGCCACTGGGGCCTCTGGGCGGAGCAACGAGGATCCTGGAGGTGCCAGCCAACGTCTGTGGGAGAGTGTGGAACGCTCAGATGAGGAAAATCTTAAGGAGGAGTGCAGTAGCACTGAGAGCACCCAGCAggag CATGAAGATGCACCCAGCTCGAAGCTCCAGGGAGAGGTGCTGGCCCTCGAAGAGGAGCGGGCTCAGGTGCTAGGGAGAGTGGAGCAGCTCAAGGTCCGCGTGAAGGAGCTGGACCAGCAGCTGCAGGAGTCGGCCCGAGAG GCTGAAATGGAGCGGGCGCTGCTGCAGGGCGAGAAGGAGGCAGAACGGGCACTGCTGCAGAAAGAGCAGAAGGCAGCAGACCAGCTGCAGGAGAAGCTGGTGACCTTGGAGACGGGCATCCAAAAGGAGAGGGACAAG GAGGCAGAGGATCTGGAAACCGAGACAAAGCTCTTTGAGGACTTGGAGTTCCAGCAGCTGGAGCGGGAGAGCCGCCTGGAGGAGGAGCGGGAGCTGGCCGGGCAGGGGCTGCTCCGCAGCAAGGCTGAGCTGCTGCGCAGCGTCGCTAAGCGGAAG GAGCGCCTGGCAGTCCTGGATAGTCAGGCTGGGCAGATCCGGGCTCAGGCTGTGCAAGAATCTGAGCGCTTGGCCCGGGACAAGAACGCTtccctgcagctgctgcagaAG gagaaggagaaattgacAATGTTGGAAAGAAGATACATCTCACTCACTGGGGGCAGGCCTTTTCCGAAGACCACATCGACCCTCAAAGAG ATGGAGAAGCTGCTGCTCCCTGCTGTAGACTTAGAGCAGTGGTACCAGGAACTGATGGCCGGGCTGGGGACTGGCCCCACTGCAGCCTCCCCTCACTCTTCCCCCCCGCCTCTGCCTGCCAAAGCTTCCCGTCAGCTGCAG GTTTACCGCTCCAAGATGGATGGTGAGGCCACCAGTCCCCTGCCCCGCACCCGCAGTGgccccctcccttcttcctctggttcttcttcctcctcctcccagctcagCGTGGCTACCTTGGGCCGTAGCCCCTCCCCAAAG AGTGCTCTGCTCACCCAGAATGGTACAGGCAGCCTTCCTCGCAACCTGGCAGCCACGTTGCAGGACATTGAGACCAAGCGCCAACTGGCCCTGCAGCAGAAGG GGCAGCAGGTGATTGAGGAGCAGCGGCGGCGACTGGCTGAGCTGAAGCAGAAAGCAGCAGCCGAGGCCCAGTGCCAGTGGGACGCCCTGCATGGGGCGGGCCCCTTCCCAGCAGGTCCCTCGGGCTTCCCACCCCTCATGCACCACTCCATCCTGCATCACCTGCCAGCTGGGCGGGAGCGTGGAGAGGACAGCGAGCACGCCTATGATACACTGAGCCTGGAGAGCTCTGACAGCATGGAGACCAGCATCTCCACAGGAGGCAACTCTGCCTGCTCTCCCGACAACATGTCCAG TGCAAGTGGCCTAGACGTGGGGAAGATCGAGGAGATGGAAAAGATGCTGAAAGAAGCTCATGTGGAGAAGAGCCGGCTCATGGAGTCAAGG GAGCGGGAGATAGAGCTACGGCGGCAGgccctggaggaggagaggaagaggagggagcaaGTGGAACGGAGGCTGCAGAGTGAGAGTGCTAGGAGGCAGCAGCTGGTGGAGAAGGAAGTCAAGATGCGAGAGAAACAGTTTTCTCAG GCACGACCTCTGACCCGTTACCTGCCAATCCGGAAGGAGGACTTTGACTTGAAGACCCACATCGAGTCGTCAGGCCATGGCGTCGACACCTGCCTGCACGTGGTGCTCAGCAGCAAG GTCTGCCGTGGCTACTTGGTCAAGATGGGCGGCAAGATTAAATCATGGAAGAAGCGCTGGTTTGTCTTCGACCGGCTCAAGCGCACCCTTTCCTATTATGTGG ACAAGCATGAGACGAAATTGAAGGGGATCATCTATTTCCAGGCCATTGAGGAGGTATACTATGACCACCTTCGTAGTGCAGCCAAG AGCCCGAACCCAGCCCTCACTTTCTGTGTGAAGACCCATGACCGGCTGTACTACATGGTGGCCCCATCTGCAGAGGCCATGCGCATCTGGATGGATGTCATTGTAACAGGGGCTGAGGGCTACACTCAGTTCATGAACTGA
- the PHLDB1 gene encoding pleckstrin homology-like domain family B member 1 isoform X8 gives MDTLNRNQVGSGCKTQAMVQKGPLDLIETGKGLKVQTDKPHLVSLGSGRLSTAITLLPLEEGCMLCLGQSTFLRFNHPAEAKWMKSMIPAGGRAPGPPYSPGPAESESLVNGNHTPQPIARGPSACASHSSLVSSIEKDLQEIMDSLVLEEPGVAGKKPATTCPLVPMANGGRYLLSPPTSPGAMSVGSSYENTSPAFSPLSSPASSGSCASHSPSGQEPAPSMPPLVPARSSSYHLALQPPHSRPSGARFSESPRPGRKGCQERPPSPGLRGLLTDSPAATVLAEACRTTESPRLGGQLPLVAISLSECSASSAHSQPTSIPGSPKFQPPVPAPRNKIGTLQDRPPSPFRELPGTERVLTTSPSRQLVGRTFSDGSATHTLQPPESPYLGRRGLESMRELPPLSPALSRRALSPMPSRNTPDPKLTREVAESPRPRRWAAHGISPEDFSLTLGVRGRRTRSPSPTLGESLAPRKSNFSGRLSPAYSLGSLTGASPRQSPRAQRKLSSGDLVTRERKNSITEISDNEDDLLEYHRRQRQERLREQEMERLERQRLETILNLCAEYSRADGGPEAGELPSIGEATAALALAGRRPSRGLSGATGASGRSNEDPGGASQRLWESVERSDEENLKEECSSTESTQQEHEDAPSSKLQGEVLALEEERAQVLGRVEQLKVRVKELDQQLQESAREAEMERALLQGEKEAERALLQKEQKAADQLQEKLVTLETGIQKERDKERAELATGRRHLEARQALYAELQTQLDNCPESVREQLQEQLRREAEDLETETKLFEDLEFQQLERESRLEEERELAGQGLLRSKAELLRSVAKRKERLAVLDSQAGQIRAQAVQESERLARDKNASLQLLQKEKEKLTMLERRYISLTGGRPFPKTTSTLKEYLTLEQLKVMWGTSPMPTTPAPGPPLWAPASWDLVPTTCLPPVLPSSSSFASIMPAPKMEKLLLPAVDLEQWYQELMAGLGTGPTAASPHSSPPPLPAKASRQLQVYRSKMDGEATSPLPRTRSGPLPSSSGSSSSSSQLSVATLGRSPSPKSALLTQNGTGSLPRNLAATLQDIETKRQLALQQKVKLLPAEPLPTDDPAGQQVIEEQRRRLAELKQKAAAEAQCQWDALHGAGPFPAGPSGFPPLMHHSILHHLPAGRERGEDSEHAYDTLSLESSDSMETSISTGGNSACSPDNMSSASGLDVGKIEEMEKMLKEAHVEKSRLMESREREIELRRQALEEERKRREQVERRLQSESARRQQLVEKEVKMREKQFSQARPLTRYLPIRKEDFDLKTHIESSGHGVDTCLHVVLSSKVCRGYLVKMGGKIKSWKKRWFVFDRLKRTLSYYVDKHETKLKGIIYFQAIEEVYYDHLRSAAKKRFFSFTMVTESPNPALTFCVKTHDRLYYMVAPSAEAMRIWMDVIVTGAEGYTQFMN, from the exons gcTGCATGTTGTGCCTGGGTCAGTCCACCTTCCTCCGCTTTAACCACCCAGCTGAAGCCAAGTGGATGAAAAGCATGATTCCTGCGGGGGGCCGGGCCCCGGGGCCCCCCTACAGTCCTGGCCCAG CAGAATCAGAAAGCCTGGTGAATGGGAACCACACTCCACAGCCTATAGCCCGAGGACCCTCGGCCTGTGCCAGCCACAGTTCCCTGGTGAGCTCTATTGAGAAGGACCTGCAGGAAATCATGGATTCACTGGTGCTAGAGGAACCTGGAGTTGCTGGAAAGAAGCCTGCCACAACTTGCCCACTGGTGCCAATGGCTAACGGTGGTCGCTACCTGCTGTCCCCCCCAACCAGCCCTGGTGCCATGTCTGTGGGCTCCAGCTATGAGAACACCTCTCCAGCCTTCTCTCCACTTTCCTCACCAGCCAGCAGTGGAAGCTGTGCCAGCCACTCACCCAGTGGGCAGGAGCCAGCGCCTTCCATGCCCCCACTGGTGCCTGCCCGTTCCTCCAGCTACCATCTGGCTCTGCAGCCCCCACACTCCCGACCTAGTGGTGCCCGCTTTTCTGAGAGCCCGCGGCCGGGCAGGAAGGGGTGTCAAGAAAGgcctcccagccctggcctccGGGGTCTGCTGACAGACAGCCCTGCAGCTACTGTCTTGGCGGAGGCGTGCAGAACCACTGAGAGCCCCCGGCTAGGTGGGCAGCTGCCTCTGGTGGCTATCAGCCTGAGTGAATGCTCAGCTTCCAGTGCCCACAGCCAACCCACCAGCATTCCTGGCAGCCCCAAGTTCCAGCCTCCAGTCCCTGCTCCCCGAAACAAGATTGGCACACTTCAGGACCGCCCTCCCAGCCCTTTCCGTGAGCTGCCAGGCACTGAGCGGGTGTTGACAACCAGCCCCTCACGCCAGCTGGTGGGCCGAACATTTTCAGATGGGTCAGCCACCCACACCCTGCAGCCTCCTGAGAGTCCCTACCTGGGCCGGCGGGGCCTGGAGAGTATGCGAGAACTCCCTCCCTTGAGCCCGGCTTTATCCAGAAGGGCTCTTTCCCCCATGCCCTCCCGGAATACCCCAGATCCCAAACTAACCAGGGAAGTGGCAGAGAGTCCCCGACCCCGGCGCTGGGCAGCCCATGGGATTTCACCAGAAGACTTCTCCCTGACATTGGGGGTGCGGGGCCGTAGGACACGGAGCCCTTCACCCACACTCGGCGAGTCCCTCGCACCCCGCAAGAGCAACTTCAGTGGCAGGCTGAGCCCAGCCTATAGTCTGGGTTCTTTGACTGGGGCTTCACCCCGCCAGAGCCCCCGTGCCCAGAGGAAGCTCTCCAGTGGGGACTTAGTCACTCGAGAGCGGAAAAATAGCATCACAGAGATCAGTGACAATGAGGACGACCTCCTGGAGTACCACCGGCGGCAGCGCCAGGAGCGGCTTCGGGAGCAGGAGATGGAGAGGCTG GAACGCCAGCGCCTGGAGACCATCCTGAACCTGTGTGCTGAGTACAGCCGGGCTGACGGGGGACCTGAGGCTGGGGAGCTGCCTAGCATTGGGGAGGCCACGGCAGCACTGGCACTGGCAGGCCGCAGACCCTCACGAGGCCTTTCAGGGGCCACTGGGGCCTCTGGGCGGAGCAACGAGGATCCTGGAGGTGCCAGCCAACGTCTGTGGGAGAGTGTGGAACGCTCAGATGAGGAAAATCTTAAGGAGGAGTGCAGTAGCACTGAGAGCACCCAGCAggag CATGAAGATGCACCCAGCTCGAAGCTCCAGGGAGAGGTGCTGGCCCTCGAAGAGGAGCGGGCTCAGGTGCTAGGGAGAGTGGAGCAGCTCAAGGTCCGCGTGAAGGAGCTGGACCAGCAGCTGCAGGAGTCGGCCCGAGAG GCTGAAATGGAGCGGGCGCTGCTGCAGGGCGAGAAGGAGGCAGAACGGGCACTGCTGCAGAAAGAGCAGAAGGCAGCAGACCAGCTGCAGGAGAAGCTGGTGACCTTGGAGACGGGCATCCAAAAGGAGAGGGACAAG GAGAGGGCGGAGCTGGCCACGGGACGGAGGCACCTGGAGGCCCGCCAGGCGCTCTACGCTGAGCTCCAGACGCAGCTCGATAACTGCCCCGAGTCAGTGCGGGAACAGTTACAGGAGCAGCTGAGAAGG GAGGCAGAGGATCTGGAAACCGAGACAAAGCTCTTTGAGGACTTGGAGTTCCAGCAGCTGGAGCGGGAGAGCCGCCTGGAGGAGGAGCGGGAGCTGGCCGGGCAGGGGCTGCTCCGCAGCAAGGCTGAGCTGCTGCGCAGCGTCGCTAAGCGGAAG GAGCGCCTGGCAGTCCTGGATAGTCAGGCTGGGCAGATCCGGGCTCAGGCTGTGCAAGAATCTGAGCGCTTGGCCCGGGACAAGAACGCTtccctgcagctgctgcagaAG gagaaggagaaattgacAATGTTGGAAAGAAGATACATCTCACTCACTGGGGGCAGGCCTTTTCCGAAGACCACATCGACCCTCAAAGAG TACCTGACACTTGAGCAGCTAAAGGTGATGTGGGGCACCTCGCCCATGCCCACAACCCCTGCGCCAGGCCCGCCTCTCTGGGCCCCTGCTTCCTGGGACCTGGTTCCCACCACCTGCCTTCCTCCTGTGctgccctcttcttcctccttcgcTTCTATCATGCCTGCACCCAAG ATGGAGAAGCTGCTGCTCCCTGCTGTAGACTTAGAGCAGTGGTACCAGGAACTGATGGCCGGGCTGGGGACTGGCCCCACTGCAGCCTCCCCTCACTCTTCCCCCCCGCCTCTGCCTGCCAAAGCTTCCCGTCAGCTGCAG GTTTACCGCTCCAAGATGGATGGTGAGGCCACCAGTCCCCTGCCCCGCACCCGCAGTGgccccctcccttcttcctctggttcttcttcctcctcctcccagctcagCGTGGCTACCTTGGGCCGTAGCCCCTCCCCAAAG AGTGCTCTGCTCACCCAGAATGGTACAGGCAGCCTTCCTCGCAACCTGGCAGCCACGTTGCAGGACATTGAGACCAAGCGCCAACTGGCCCTGCAGCAGAAGG TCAAGTTGCTTCCTGCTGAGCCCCTCCCAACTGACGACCCAGCAG GGCAGCAGGTGATTGAGGAGCAGCGGCGGCGACTGGCTGAGCTGAAGCAGAAAGCAGCAGCCGAGGCCCAGTGCCAGTGGGACGCCCTGCATGGGGCGGGCCCCTTCCCAGCAGGTCCCTCGGGCTTCCCACCCCTCATGCACCACTCCATCCTGCATCACCTGCCAGCTGGGCGGGAGCGTGGAGAGGACAGCGAGCACGCCTATGATACACTGAGCCTGGAGAGCTCTGACAGCATGGAGACCAGCATCTCCACAGGAGGCAACTCTGCCTGCTCTCCCGACAACATGTCCAG TGCAAGTGGCCTAGACGTGGGGAAGATCGAGGAGATGGAAAAGATGCTGAAAGAAGCTCATGTGGAGAAGAGCCGGCTCATGGAGTCAAGG GAGCGGGAGATAGAGCTACGGCGGCAGgccctggaggaggagaggaagaggagggagcaaGTGGAACGGAGGCTGCAGAGTGAGAGTGCTAGGAGGCAGCAGCTGGTGGAGAAGGAAGTCAAGATGCGAGAGAAACAGTTTTCTCAG GCACGACCTCTGACCCGTTACCTGCCAATCCGGAAGGAGGACTTTGACTTGAAGACCCACATCGAGTCGTCAGGCCATGGCGTCGACACCTGCCTGCACGTGGTGCTCAGCAGCAAG GTCTGCCGTGGCTACTTGGTCAAGATGGGCGGCAAGATTAAATCATGGAAGAAGCGCTGGTTTGTCTTCGACCGGCTCAAGCGCACCCTTTCCTATTATGTGG ACAAGCATGAGACGAAATTGAAGGGGATCATCTATTTCCAGGCCATTGAGGAGGTATACTATGACCACCTTCGTAGTGCAGCCAAG aAGAGGTTTTTCAGCTTCACTATGGTGACTGAG AGCCCGAACCCAGCCCTCACTTTCTGTGTGAAGACCCATGACCGGCTGTACTACATGGTGGCCCCATCTGCAGAGGCCATGCGCATCTGGATGGATGTCATTGTAACAGGGGCTGAGGGCTACACTCAGTTCATGAACTGA